GTCGCGCTGCCGCCGCAGGCGCCCACGCCGCCGCCCGAGACGCGGGTGCCGGCGCCCGCGGCGGCCCCGGCCGCCGCGCCGCTTCCCGATCCGGCCGCGGCCTTCGCGGCGGCGTTCGACGTGCGTGCCGACGCGCCGCCCGCCGCCAGCGCCGGCAAGACCGGCTGGCGCGAGCGCCTGCGCAACAGCACCATCGCGCGCAGCTTCGGCGGCCTGTTCTCGCGCAATCCCAAGCTCGACGACGACCTGCTCGACGAGATCGAGACCGCGCTGATCACCGCCGACGTCGGCGTGCCGGCGACCACCGCCCTGATCGAGAACCTGCGCAAGCGCATGAAGGCCCGCGAATTCGTCGATGCGCAGGCGCTGCTGCGCGCGCTGCGCGCCGACCTGATCGCGATCCTGCAGCCGGTGGCCAGGCCGCTGCAGATCGACCGCAACGCCAGACCCTTCGTGGTGCTGACCGTCGGCGTCAACGGCGTCGGCAAGACCACCACCATCGGCAAGCTGGCCAAGCGCTTCAAGGACGAGGGCCACAGCCTGATGCTGGCCGCCGGCGACACCTTCCGCGCCGCCGCGGTGGCGCAGCTGCAGGCCTGGGGCGACCGCAACGGCGTGACCGTGATCGCGCAGGGCCAGAACGCCGATGCCGCCTCGGTCGCGTTCGACGCATTGCAGGCCGGCAAGGCGCGCGGCACCGAGGTGCTGATCGCCGACACCGCCGGGCGCCTGCACACCCAGACCGGGCTGATGAACGAACTGGGCAAGATCCGCCGCGTGCTCGGCAAGCTCGATCCGGCCGCGCCGCACGAAGTGCTGATGGTCATCGACGGCACCACCGGCCAGAACGCGCTGTCGCAGCTGCGCCAGTTCCACGCCGCGGTCGGCGTCACCGGTCTGGTGGTGACCAAGCTCGACGGCACCGCCAAGGGCGGCGTGGTGTTCGCCCTGGCGCGCGAGTTCGGCATCCCGATCCGCTTCGCCGGCATCGGCGAGCGCCCGGAAGACCTGCGCGTGTTCGACGCCGAAGCCTTCGTCGACGCCCTGCTGCCGGAAGCCCTGGGCGCCTGACCTAAAGCCCCTCTCCCATCGGGAGAGGGGTTGGGGTGAGGGTACGGCGCGAATGCGTCTCGCTGCCCCAGCTACACGGGACTTCGCCCGCACCCTCATCCGCCCCTTCGGGGCACCTTCTCCCGGTGGGAGAAGGAACGACCCAATGCCAGCATGCGCCAGCCCCCAGACACCTTCGCCCCCCGCCTGCTCGCCTGGTTCGACCGCCACGGCCGCCACGACCTGCCCTGGCAGCATCCGCGCAGTCCCTACCGCGTGTGGCTGTCGGAGATCATGCTGCAGCAGACCCAGGTCGCGGTGGTGATCCCGTACTTCCTGCGCTTCCTGCAGCACTTCCCGACCCTGCCGGACCTGGCCGCGGCCGACAGCGACGCGGTGATGGCGCAATGGGCCGGGCTGGGCTACTACGCCCGCGCGCGCAACCTGCACGCCGCGGCCAAGCGCTGCGTGGAGCTGCACGGCGGCGAGCTGCCGCGCGATTTCGACGCGCTGCACGCGCTGCCCGGCATCGGCCGCAGCACCGCCGGCGCGATCCTCAGCCAGGCCTGGAACGACCGCTTCCCGATCCTGGACGGCAACGTCAAGCGCGTGCTGACCCGCTACCACGGCATCGCCGGCTACCCCGGCCTGCCGGCGGTGGAGAAGCCGCTGTGGGCGATCGCGCAGGCGCACGTGGCAGCGGTCGCCGACGGACGCATGGCCGACTATACCCAGGCGCAGATGGATTTCGGCGCCACCCTGTGCACCCGCGCCAACCCCGCCTGCGTGCTGTGCCCGCTGCAGGACGACTGCGTGGCACGCCGCGACGGCCTGGTCGACGCGCTGCCCACGCCCAAGCCGGGCAAGATCCTGCCCGAACGCGAGGCGCTGGCGCTGCTGCTGGAGAACGCCGCCGGCGAACTACTGCTGCAGCGGCGCCCGCCGAGCGGCATCTGGGCGTCGCTGTGGACGCTGCCGCAGGCCGAGAGCGAGACCGAACTGCGCGCCTGGTTCGAACGCGAGACCCGCGGCCGCGCCTTCGACGACGCCGAACCGATGCCGCCCATCGTCCACACCTTCAGCCACTATCGCCTGCACCTGCAGCCGCTGCGCCTGCGCAAGGTCGCCTTGCGCGACGCGGTGCGCGACAATGACGGCCTGCGCTGGGTCGCGCGGGCCGGCCTGTCCGCGCTCGGCCTGCCCGCACCGATCCGCAAACTGCTCGACGGCCTCTGATCGTCGCCCGCCGCGCCACCAGGAACCGCCATGTCCCGCACCGTCTTCTGCCAGTACCAGCAACGCGACGCCGAAGGCCTCGACTACGTGCCGTATCCCGGCGAACTCGGCCAGCGCGTGTTCGCGCAGATCGGCAAGGCCGGCTGGCAGGCGTGGCTGGCGCACCAGACCATGCTGATCAACGAGAACCGGCTGTCGCCGCGCGATCCCAAGCACCGCGCGTTCCTGGAGGCGGAGCTGGAGAAATTCCTGTTCCAGGGCGGCGCGCCCAAGCCCGAGGGCTACGTGGAACCCGAACGGGAATCCTGAGCGCGGCGGAAGACCGCCGCGCTGCGCCGCGCCGACGGCGCCAGCAGCCGAACGCGCGTGCGGCACTCCCATCCCAGCCGCCGCAAGCCCCTGCAGGAGCGACTTCAGCCGCGACGCATGAAACCCTGCACCGCAGTCCACCGCTCCCTGCAGCAACGATCCCGGGTCGCCGCGCCCATCCATCACGACGGGCCACGTCCCTGTAGGAGCGACTTCAGTCGCGACCCATGAACTCCTGCACCGCAGCCCACCGCCCCTTGCAGCAACGATCCCCGTCGTCTCGGCCCATCCATCACGATGTGCCGCGTCCTTGTAGGAGCGACTTCAGTCGCGACCCATGAACCCCTTGCACCGCAGTCCGCGCTCCTCTCAGCAGCCATTTCGGATCGCCCCGGACCACCCATCGCGATGGGCTGCCGGTATCGCGCGTCGCGACTGAAGTCGCTCCTACAGGGACTTGCGGCGAACTATCCCGACGGCGTATGCGAGCGACTTCGGCCTACCAGTCGCTGACGCCGACCGGCCCGCCGGACCGCATCTCAGCTGCAGGCCCCCGGGCCGCCTACCCGCCCTGCCCCTGCTGCGCCCGCTCCTGCACCTTGGCCTCGCGCAGTTCCTTCTCCGAGGTGCGCAGCGCCTTGACGTCCAGCGGGCGGATGCTCTGGATGCGGCACGGCAGGCGGATCGCGCCCGGGCTGCCGCCGATCACCAGCACGTCGTCGAAACGCGCCGAGACGCGGTCGCCGAAATGGGTAATGGCGATCGTCGGCGCGTAATCCAGGTCGGCGCAGCGGCCGCTCAGCTCGAGCAGGTAGGCCTGGTTCGGGCGCGTCCACACCGCCAGCGCGCTGTCGCCGAGCGCGGTCCAGCCGCTGATCCGATTGAAGTACTGGAAGTCGCGCACCGGCGCGGCGGCATGGGCGCGGTACAGCGCCAGCCGCTCGTCGTCGCCGAGGCGGTTGGTGGCGCAGCCGGCCAGCAGCGCGGCCAGCCCGAGCGATGACAGCAAGAGGCGTTTCATGGCGAATGCTCCCGTGGCGATACGCGCATGATGCACCCGCCCCGATGCCACGCCGTGCGCGCGCAGGCGGGGCATTCAGCCGCAAGGCAGCAAGACGGGATGGCCCCGAGTCCAACCCCGATCCTGCCCGTCGCGCGTTTGCAGCCTCGGACCATCACCGAGCGCCCGCCATGCACCCACGCCCGTACCGCCCCGCCCTGCCGTCCCTGCTCCTTGCCGCGCTGCTGGCAAGCTGCAGCACCGCCGACGATCGCGCCGACGTACGCGCGCCGGCACCGAGCGACGCCTTCGTCCGCGTCAAGGCGCAGGCATCCCCCGAACCCCTGGTTGAAACCACCGCGCAGCCGGCGTCGCAATCGCCGATGACGCCGCCCGCGCCACCCGCGCCGCCGGCACGGGCCTTGGCGCCGGCCACGCCTGCCGCGCCTTCGCCGATTCGCCAGCGGGCCGTTGCCGCCCAGCGCGCGCAGCTGTCGATGGACGCCGCGCAGATGCCGCCGTTGGACCGCGAACACTACGAACGCCCGGCGGACAACCCGGTGCACAGTGCGCGCGAACAGCCGCTGTCCACCTTTTCGATCGATGTGGACACCGGCAGCTACGCCAACGTGCGGCGCATGCTGCGCGACGGCCAGCGCCCGCCGGCCGACGCGGTGCGCGCGGAGGAATTCATCAACTACTTCGACTACGCGCACCCGGCGCCGCGCGACCGCGACGTGCCGTTCCGCGTGTCCACCGAACTGGCGCCCGCCCCGTGGAACCCGCAGCGGCAGCTGCTGATGATCGGCATCAAGGGCTACGACGTCCCGCGCCAGGCCTCGCCGCCGGCGAACCTGGTGTTCCTGATCGACACCTCCGGTTCGATGGCCTCGGCCGACAAGCTGCCGTTGCTCAAGCAGGCCTTCGCCATGCTGGTGCCGCAGCTGCGCGCGCAGGACCGGGTCTCGATCGTGGTCTACGCCGGCTCCGCCGGGCTGGTGTTGCCGCCGACGCCCGGCGACCGCCATGCCGAGATCCTCGCCGCGCTGGAGCGACTGCAGGCCGGCGGCAGCACCAATGGCGGCGACGGCATCCGCCTGGCCTACGCGACCGCCCGGCAGGGCTTCGTCGCCGGTGGCAGCAACCGGGTGATCCTGGCCACCGATGGCGACTTCAACGTCGGCACGGTCGACCGCGCCGCGCTGGAGACGCTGGTCGCCGACCAGCGCCGCAGCGGCGTGGCGCTGAGCACGCTCGGCTTCGGCCGCGGCAACTACAACGACGCGATGGCCGAGCGCCTGGCCGATGTCGGCGACGGCAACCACGCCTACATCGATTCGGCGCGAGAGGCGCACAAGGTACTGGTGCAGCAGATGCAGGCCACGCTGCTGACCATCGCCCGCGACGTCAAGATCCAGGTCGAGTTCAATCCGGCGCAGGTCGCCGAATATCGGCTGATCGGCTACGAGAACCGGCTGCTGGCGCGCGAGGATTTCGCCAACGACAAGGTCGATGCCGGCGAGATCGGCGCCGGACACAGCGTCACCGCGCTGTACGAGATCACTCCCGTGGGCAGCGCATCGCGGCGCCTGCCGGCCCTGCGCTACGCCGGACCGGCGCAGCCGCAGACGCCGCTGCATGCCGGCGAATTGGCGCAGTTGCGCCTGCGCTACAAGCTGCCCGGGCAGGAGCGCAGCCGCCTGCTGCAGAGCACGGTCGCCACGGCCTCGGCGATGGCGCAGCCGAGCACGGATTTGCGCTTCGCCGCCGCGGTCGCCGCCTACGCCGACCTGCTGCGCGGCGGCGCGCACATCGATGGCTGGGACTGGGCGCAGGTCACCGCCGCGGCGCGCGCGGCGACCGGCGCGGATCGCAGCGGCGAGCGCCGCGAGTTCGTCGAGCTGCTGGCGATCGGGCAACGCCTGGCCCTGCCGGAGGCGACGCCGCCGGTGCAGGTCTCCACGCGCTGAGCGCAGGCGCGCGGGCTGCACACGCCACGGCGTGCGCAGCTCAGCCGCCCGCGCCTGCCGCCTCGCTCAGCGCTGCGCGGTCTTGGCCGACTCGCAGAAACGCTGCCGGTACTCCAGCGCTTTGGGCATCAGCGCCTGCAGGTTCTGAATGCGCGTGCCCGGATTGGGATGCGTGGACGAGAACTCCGGCGGCGCCTGGCCGCCGCTGCTGGCGCTCATCCGTTCCCACAGCGGCACCGCTTCGCGCGGATCGAAGCAGGCCGCCGCGGCCAGCATCAGCCCGACCTCGTCGGCCTGGGTCTCGTGGCTGCGCGCGTACGGCAGCAGGTAGCCGTAGCCCATCGCCGCCATCGCCATCTGCTGCTGTTGCGGGTCCATGCCGCTGGCCGCGCCGGCCATCTGCCCGATCTGGGTCAGCTTCTGCTGCGCCATGCGCTGCGCGCCGTGGCGCAGCAGCGCGTGCGCGATCTCGTGGCCCATCACCACCGCCACCGCATCGGCGTTCTTGGCCACCGGCAGCAGGCCGGTGTAGACCGCCATCTTGCCGCCGGGCAGGCAGAACGCATTGGCCTGCTCGGACTCGATCACGTTGACGTCCCAGTCGAAGCCGCGCGCGTAGTGCTTGGCCTGCATGCCGTGCTCGGCGGCCAGCGCGTCCTCGACCACGTCGACCTTGGCGATCAGCCGCTGCGCGATCGCGCGCACCTGCTGCGCCACCTGCGACTGCGGATCGACCGGGCGCTCCTGCGCCAGGATCTCCTGGTAGGCCTGCAGGCCCAGCGCCTTCTCGTCCTCCACGCCGAGCGAACTGTCGATCAGCACCTTCTCACCGGTGTACGGATCCTCGCTGCGGTTGGAGAACCAGTAGAACCCCGCGTATACCGCGAAGCCCAGCAGCACCAGCCAGCGCACGCCGCCCAGCGGCCCGCGGCGGCTGCCGCCCTGCTCCCCGCCCTGGCGGCCGAAGACGTTGCTCATGTCCAATCCCCTTGCTGGCTGGTGGGCGGCGATGGCGCATGCCCGTGCGCGGCACTGTAGCCGCGGCGGCGGCGCGGCCGTGTCAAATTCCGCGCACTAGGCGGAACCCGACCCGGGCGCTGGTGGTGTCGGAGTCCTGCATCAGCCGCCAGGCGGCACGGGTCTGCTCCGGCGCGTTGGCCCAGTTGCCGCCGCGCACCACGCGCGAGCGGCAGCCGGGGTTGTACCAGGCGTTGCCGTCGGCGGGCGCGCGGCGGTAGCTGGAATGCCAGCAATCGGCGACCCACTCGCTGAGATTGCCGCCCATGTCGTGCAGGCCCCAGGCATTGGCCTTGAAGCTGGCGACCGGCGCCGGCCCCCAGAAGCCGTCGGCATAGCCGACGAAGGCGTTGTTCCAGTGCCGGCCGCTGGGCGAGACGTCGCCGCCGCCGGTGAAGTTGCCGGCGCCGCGCGGCGGCACGCCGGCGTTGCCCCACGGGTAGCGGCCGCGGCTGCCGGCGCGCAGCGCGTATTCGAACTCGGCCTCGCTGGGCAGCCGGTAGTGGCGCCCGGTCTGCTGCGACAGCCATGCCGCATAGGCTTCGGCATCGCGCACGCTGACGTGCATCACCGGACTGTTCGGCGCGGCGCGCGCGCCGTTGTAGTCGGACTGCCAGTCGGTGCCGCTGCGGCGCACGAAATTGCCGCTGCGCTCGTCGTAGACGATCGAATGCCCGCGCCGGGTCGCGCGCGGCCGCGCGCCGCTGGCCTCGACGAAACGGCGGAACTCGGCCACGGTGACTTCGGTAATCGACATCGCGAAGCCGCGCTCGAAGCGCACGTAGTGCAGCGGCTGCTCGGCCGGCACCGCGCCGGGCTCGGTCGCGCTGGCGCCCATGCGGAAACCGCCGTGCGGCACCACGATCATCTGCGGCCCGCGCTCGCCGCTGCTCATGCCGTCGGTGAACACCTGGCCGGGGCGGAAGCTGCCGTAGTGGGTGGCCAGGTCGATGCGCTCGCGCAGCATCGCCGCCACCGGGTCGCCCGGGTCGGCGATGCGCAGCACCTCGCCCAGCTTCTCGCGCGCGGCCTTCAGCCCGGCTGGCGTGGCCAGGTCGCGCAGGCCGGCATCGCGCAGGCCGGCGATGCGCGCGGTGCGCACGCCTTCCACCCGCACCCGCGCATCGTGCACGGTGGCGGCGCCGTCGCGGATGCGCGCGGCGCGCGCCAGCCAGCTGCCGGCGGCGGCGAAATCGGACGCCGCCGCGGCCGCCTCGGCGCGCCGGATCACCGCGCTCTCCACCGCCGCCACGCCCTGCCGCGCGCGCGCATCGTCGGCGTCCAGCTGCAGGGCTTCGCGGAAATTGGCCAGCGCGCCGTTGCCGTCCTCGCCGAGCCGGCCGGCGCGCAGATCCTCCTCGCCGGCGCGGTTGTAGGCCAGCACCCGCAGCGCGATCTCCACCCGCTGCTGCAGGCGCCGCACCGCCGGATCGTCGGCATCCAGCGACAGCGCCACCATCGCGATGCGGCCGGCGCGCTCCAGCGCCTGCTCCTGCTGCTCCGAGGCCTGCAACAACGCATCGCCGAGCTGCAGCAGGCGCAGCCGCGCCTTGCGCAGGCCGTCGCGCGCCACCCGGTCCTGCGGCGCCAGCGCGCGGATCGCCAGGTACAGCGGAATCGCCGATTGCGCGTCCTCGAACAGGCGGTCGTCGGCCAGAGCGCGCGCGGCATCGCGCCGCGCCTGGGCCAGATCGGCGCGATCGAGCGTCGGCAGCGGCGGCTGCCAGCGCGCCACCGTCTCGGCGGCATCCTCGCCGCCGATGGTGACGCTGGGCGCCTGCGCCGGCTTGGCCGCCGCGGCCCTGGCCTGCGGCGCCGGCCCGGCAGGAGCCGGCGCAGGCGCGGGCGCCTGCCCGGTGCAGCCGCCCAGCAGCGCGGCCAGCAGGGCCCAGGCAATCGCAGAACCGCTCGTGCGCACGCATCCTCCCAACGACATTGGCCTTGCGACGGCGTTCGCGCCATCGGCGTCCGTGCGGCCGGCGGGCCGACGTTAGGCTATTCTCGCCTGCCTGAGCAAACCCTGCATTCGACGGAAACCACGTGCCCTATTGGATCAAGCAACCCGCCGAGCTGGCCGAGCGGCTGGCGCAGCGCCCGGCCAGGATCGGCCTGGATACCGAATTCGTCCGCGAACGCACCTACTGGCCGCAGCTGGCGCTGGTGCAGATGGCGGTGGCCGACGAGATCCTGCTGATCGACCCGCTGATCCCCGGCATGCCGCAGGCGCTGGCGCCGTGGCTGTCGGATCCCGCCATCCTCAAGGTCATGCACAGCGCCAGCGAAGACCTGGTCGCGTTCAAGTGCGCCTGCGGCGCGCTGCCGCGGCCGCTGTTCGACACCCAGATCGGCGCCGGCCTGGCCGGCATCGGCGCGGGCATGGGCTACCAGAAGCTGGTGCTGGAGATCACCGGGGTGCACCTGGCCAAGGGCGAGACCCGCTCGGACTGGCTGCGCCGTCCGCTGTCGCCGGCGCAGCTGGAATACGCCGCCGACGACGTGCGCCACCTGTTCGCGATCCACGACGCCCTGCAGCAACGGCTGCAGGCGCTGGACCGCAGCGCCTGGCTGCACGAGGACGGCGAGCGCCTGCTCGGCACCGTCGAGCACGACGAAGGCGAGCGCTGGCCGCACCTGGGCATGCGCGCAGCGCAGTTCATGGATCCGCCGGCGCAGCAGCGCCTGCTGCGCCTGCTGCGCTGGCGCGACGTGCAGGCCCGGCACAGCGACAAGCCGCGCAGCTGGATCCTGGACAACGAACTGGCCGCCACCCTGGCGCGCTTTCCGCCCGACGACCGCCACGGCCTGCAGGCGCTGCTGGACAAGCATCCCAAGGCCCCGCGCAAGCTCGGCGAGGCGCTGTGGCAGGCGCTGACCACGCCACTGCCCGACGAAGCCGACGCGCCGCTGGCGCTGGCCGCCAGCGACGACAACAAGGCGGCGCTGAAGCGCCTGCAGGACGCGGTGTCCGCCCGCAGCGCCGAGCTGGGCCTGCCCGACGGCCTGCTGGCCTCGCGCAAGCACCTGGAAGCCTTGCTGGAAAGCGGCCAATGGCCGCAACCGCTGGCCGGCTGGCGCCGCCGCGAACTGGAAGCGACGCTGCAGCCGCTGCTGGGCAGCGCTGGCTAGGCGTCGGCTCAGGCAAAGTCAGCGAAAGCGTTTGTAGGAGCGACTTCAGTCGCGACGGGCTCTACCGGTAAAGCCCGTCGCGACTGAAGTCGCTCCTACAGGGTCTGGTCGCCCGGACAGACGCAAGGTGGTGAGCGGCCGCGGCGCATTCGCAGCTGTGGGGCGCAGGATCCGTCTTCGCCCAGGCGTGCTGGTCCCGCGCTGGCGCGATCAGATTGGAACGACTCAGTCTCACAGCGCGGTGTCGGACGTTTGCGCCACAACCACCGACATGCCGGCGAGTAAGCCTTCCGGCATGCAGCGTATTCCGTTTATCGCGTGCCCTCGCCCGCTTATTCACAGCGAAAGCGCGACACCGCCTGAAAACCATCGCCCATAAAAAAGGCCAGGAAACCCCTGGCCTTTTTGCGACCGATCAGTAAACCGATCAGTATTTGACCAGCGGGAACTTCAGGTCCGGGTGGCGCGCCTTCCATTCGTTGTAGGCGGCGGTGCCTTCCCACGCGGCGAACGCCTTCGGCGTGCGGCCACGGCCGGACCAGGTCTCGCCGGTGTGCGGCAGCTGGTACTTCGGCTTGACCTCGCTGCGGCCGCCGGCGGACTTGGCGCTGGCGGGCTTCGGCGCGGCGCTGGTCACGTAGGCGGCGATCTCGTTGCGCTGCTTGGCGCTGAAGAACTCGGCGAACTGCTCCAGCAGCGACAGCACGTTGGCATGCGCGGCGCTGGTCTCGCCTTCGCGCGCCTGCTTCTCCTGCTCTTCCAGCTTGCGCATCTCTTCCTGCAGCTTGGCCTTGGCTTCGGCGATTTGTTGCAAGTTGCGAACTTCCGTCATTTTTCAAGGACCCGTGGATAAAAAGATTTGGAACGGACGGAATATCTCATCCGGAACGACGAAACCGTCTGACGAGGATTTCGGCCCACGATTATATCGACTCTCCCCGCCGGCTGCCGGAATACGGGCGTGCATTTCCGCCTTCACGCCAGCGGTCTGCAGGTTGCCGCGTATGGGTGCCCGAGGGGCACGCGTCAGCATCGGGCGCGCACGCCCGGCCAAGCGCGCCTTGTCGTCGAGCGTGCGCGTGCCGCCACCTGCGCGCACCGCCGCGGCCTGCGCGAAGCGCTAGTGGCGCAGCCGTGCGTGCGCGACCGCGAGCGCCAGCGGCCAGACGCGCGGGCCGCATCGCCCTCTTGGCACGCACGCCCC
The Xanthomonas sp. AM6 DNA segment above includes these coding regions:
- the ftsY gene encoding signal recognition particle-docking protein FtsY, coding for MVSLFRRNKPQDHAGDSRSTQRYSVEELAAAFPKPAAEAATAAPAPAAPAAPAVEAAPASPPSEVAAPVALREAPTVAPDPIPAPGHVALPPQAPTPPPETRVPAPAAAPAAAPLPDPAAAFAAAFDVRADAPPAASAGKTGWRERLRNSTIARSFGGLFSRNPKLDDDLLDEIETALITADVGVPATTALIENLRKRMKAREFVDAQALLRALRADLIAILQPVARPLQIDRNARPFVVLTVGVNGVGKTTTIGKLAKRFKDEGHSLMLAAGDTFRAAAVAQLQAWGDRNGVTVIAQGQNADAASVAFDALQAGKARGTEVLIADTAGRLHTQTGLMNELGKIRRVLGKLDPAAPHEVLMVIDGTTGQNALSQLRQFHAAVGVTGLVVTKLDGTAKGGVVFALAREFGIPIRFAGIGERPEDLRVFDAEAFVDALLPEALGA
- the mutY gene encoding A/G-specific adenine glycosylase is translated as MRQPPDTFAPRLLAWFDRHGRHDLPWQHPRSPYRVWLSEIMLQQTQVAVVIPYFLRFLQHFPTLPDLAAADSDAVMAQWAGLGYYARARNLHAAAKRCVELHGGELPRDFDALHALPGIGRSTAGAILSQAWNDRFPILDGNVKRVLTRYHGIAGYPGLPAVEKPLWAIAQAHVAAVADGRMADYTQAQMDFGATLCTRANPACVLCPLQDDCVARRDGLVDALPTPKPGKILPEREALALLLENAAGELLLQRRPPSGIWASLWTLPQAESETELRAWFERETRGRAFDDAEPMPPIVHTFSHYRLHLQPLRLRKVALRDAVRDNDGLRWVARAGLSALGLPAPIRKLLDGL
- a CDS encoding oxidative damage protection protein; protein product: MSRTVFCQYQQRDAEGLDYVPYPGELGQRVFAQIGKAGWQAWLAHQTMLINENRLSPRDPKHRAFLEAELEKFLFQGGAPKPEGYVEPERES
- a CDS encoding DUF6491 family protein, coding for MKRLLLSSLGLAALLAGCATNRLGDDERLALYRAHAAAPVRDFQYFNRISGWTALGDSALAVWTRPNQAYLLELSGRCADLDYAPTIAITHFGDRVSARFDDVLVIGGSPGAIRLPCRIQSIRPLDVKALRTSEKELREAKVQERAQQGQGG
- a CDS encoding VWA domain-containing protein; the encoded protein is MDAAQMPPLDREHYERPADNPVHSAREQPLSTFSIDVDTGSYANVRRMLRDGQRPPADAVRAEEFINYFDYAHPAPRDRDVPFRVSTELAPAPWNPQRQLLMIGIKGYDVPRQASPPANLVFLIDTSGSMASADKLPLLKQAFAMLVPQLRAQDRVSIVVYAGSAGLVLPPTPGDRHAEILAALERLQAGGSTNGGDGIRLAYATARQGFVAGGSNRVILATDGDFNVGTVDRAALETLVADQRRSGVALSTLGFGRGNYNDAMAERLADVGDGNHAYIDSAREAHKVLVQQMQATLLTIARDVKIQVEFNPAQVAEYRLIGYENRLLAREDFANDKVDAGEIGAGHSVTALYEITPVGSASRRLPALRYAGPAQPQTPLHAGELAQLRLRYKLPGQERSRLLQSTVATASAMAQPSTDLRFAAAVAAYADLLRGGAHIDGWDWAQVTAAARAATGADRSGERREFVELLAIGQRLALPEATPPVQVSTR
- a CDS encoding M48 family metallopeptidase is translated as MSNVFGRQGGEQGGSRRGPLGGVRWLVLLGFAVYAGFYWFSNRSEDPYTGEKVLIDSSLGVEDEKALGLQAYQEILAQERPVDPQSQVAQQVRAIAQRLIAKVDVVEDALAAEHGMQAKHYARGFDWDVNVIESEQANAFCLPGGKMAVYTGLLPVAKNADAVAVVMGHEIAHALLRHGAQRMAQQKLTQIGQMAGAASGMDPQQQQMAMAAMGYGYLLPYARSHETQADEVGLMLAAAACFDPREAVPLWERMSASSGGQAPPEFSSTHPNPGTRIQNLQALMPKALEYRQRFCESAKTAQR
- a CDS encoding formylglycine-generating enzyme family protein, which codes for MSLGGCVRTSGSAIAWALLAALLGGCTGQAPAPAPAPAGPAPQARAAAAKPAQAPSVTIGGEDAAETVARWQPPLPTLDRADLAQARRDAARALADDRLFEDAQSAIPLYLAIRALAPQDRVARDGLRKARLRLLQLGDALLQASEQQEQALERAGRIAMVALSLDADDPAVRRLQQRVEIALRVLAYNRAGEEDLRAGRLGEDGNGALANFREALQLDADDARARQGVAAVESAVIRRAEAAAAASDFAAAGSWLARAARIRDGAATVHDARVRVEGVRTARIAGLRDAGLRDLATPAGLKAAREKLGEVLRIADPGDPVAAMLRERIDLATHYGSFRPGQVFTDGMSSGERGPQMIVVPHGGFRMGASATEPGAVPAEQPLHYVRFERGFAMSITEVTVAEFRRFVEASGARPRATRRGHSIVYDERSGNFVRRSGTDWQSDYNGARAAPNSPVMHVSVRDAEAYAAWLSQQTGRHYRLPSEAEFEYALRAGSRGRYPWGNAGVPPRGAGNFTGGGDVSPSGRHWNNAFVGYADGFWGPAPVASFKANAWGLHDMGGNLSEWVADCWHSSYRRAPADGNAWYNPGCRSRVVRGGNWANAPEQTRAAWRLMQDSDTTSARVGFRLVRGI
- the rnd gene encoding ribonuclease D, with the translated sequence MPYWIKQPAELAERLAQRPARIGLDTEFVRERTYWPQLALVQMAVADEILLIDPLIPGMPQALAPWLSDPAILKVMHSASEDLVAFKCACGALPRPLFDTQIGAGLAGIGAGMGYQKLVLEITGVHLAKGETRSDWLRRPLSPAQLEYAADDVRHLFAIHDALQQRLQALDRSAWLHEDGERLLGTVEHDEGERWPHLGMRAAQFMDPPAQQRLLRLLRWRDVQARHSDKPRSWILDNELAATLARFPPDDRHGLQALLDKHPKAPRKLGEALWQALTTPLPDEADAPLALAASDDNKAALKRLQDAVSARSAELGLPDGLLASRKHLEALLESGQWPQPLAGWRRRELEATLQPLLGSAG
- a CDS encoding H-NS family nucleoid-associated regulatory protein, whose amino-acid sequence is MTEVRNLQQIAEAKAKLQEEMRKLEEQEKQAREGETSAAHANVLSLLEQFAEFFSAKQRNEIAAYVTSAAPKPASAKSAGGRSEVKPKYQLPHTGETWSGRGRTPKAFAAWEGTAAYNEWKARHPDLKFPLVKY